Below is a window of Gossypium hirsutum isolate 1008001.06 chromosome A12, Gossypium_hirsutum_v2.1, whole genome shotgun sequence DNA.
aaaactataattttgccaaaatatgattttgagtcaatttgaataatgtgagtcctaattagactatattttaaatgatagagcaaggaaaactaaaatttgggctaaaatggggaaaataccaagttgtggacgaaatggtaaaagtagccattttcgcatacgaggtaagttcatatgtaaatgttggtaacatagttattattttaaatattttaatgttatttaaatgatatgataattattatgaaatattatactgtgataattgtttgttaatatgtcaaattatgtgatatacttggaaaatgtaaaatactaccgagtatcggtaacgacattccgtagaagatggttgagacacatgattgggaaaaaggtcccgttgaaccttaggaatggattaggatacaagtggcatgtcactaggatatttgggcatccgaactcattgagttgagtccgagttcacttatggatgcgaatgtctgagctcgttgagttgagtccgagttcacttatgggcgggttacatggtagcttggctacatatgtggcacttatgtgcaaactttccatgtatccgaattatattccgatgtgttcaacgggtaaaattctactcaaatggaggaatactcgagatgaaagggacgtattggtaagtgttgtgaaatgaatactttgaacaagtatgtacttaaccctcgggttgaaaactcgatataacaacaatatggtaagatgataaatgaaaatgtgatatgaatgtctcggtgatgattatgcaaatgatgttttatgtttgcgtatatagttgtgttacttgctatttgcatgtgagcttactaagcatttatgcttactccctccttttcattccttgtagtgttgacaagccagctcagaaatcgggaacggtcggaggcacactcacactatccgtataccatcttggcataatggcttgtatattttgagtatggcatgtatagcattataatcattttgtatatatggtcttatgatatggttattgagtggtatggaaattcttggtaatgattagccattggaatggctaatcatgatcatagttggtgttatgtatgctaaattgctagctaatccatggaaaccatgaaataggtaaaatttaccataaaatagattcagatagcaacattgatgtgagtttgaaaaatcattaaaaatagtagagatataattagatgatgaataaaatatggaatttaagaattatgagtctattttcatatggattgaacaaaacaggtatatgaattatattttatgagatatttgaatttttgtgaaacagggccagagtgatttctggatcccctgttctgactttaaaaatttatcataaattgtacaaatataattagaagtcattatttatatgtacagattccttattgagtttagttttaagagaaacaaacttcatagtcattgaaattctgtacagatagatatctgattcgtaatacacagaggtcagagcagtcaaaccctgaaacaggggagactttaactaataaactgtactaattggatcgaccaaaaattctataaaaaaattattaaatatataaattagtatatttttagggaaaattgacggaattggatttcgagtttcgtaacttgagatatgaatttttaagcgactgtgacacaGATTGCTAGTTtaactagaaattttaaaaataaattgtttgagctgtttaagtaatgaattaagtctgttaacacctcgtgttagactccggcgacggtcttggtacggggcgttacataaggaattactccaaggaagccgattgatccatctcggaaGCCAGGATTCATCAtgaagactgaagatctctcctcaatttcccttcaggagttttggattttctttatgttttgtattctttattcttctgagatcttttcttatttagttatgaaataaaacccctaaatacctaaagggaatgaaacctaagacgaatcttgttattattttctgaatcgtatgataaatatttaacttgttcttaattatgtgttcttaattcttgttttgatatcccaggagactgattcaagacatgctcttattcagaggaggaatagaccctgtttaagagtacttttttcataattaagcggagttgattgcgcgcctagaaatagggtgacaagattttgccggattagggtgaaacctaataaggggatccatagatcgagttaatccaaccctagagtgttaattagagaaaagtctcggttattcaatctagggattagacgttattagtcttgaatagggataataatataacttagggatctctacggaactagttgaatgaataaatcgtccgattcggagccagaataacaagtaaagtctaggtggatttttccttatgtattgtcttcattcaatcaattttcccaaaagcaattccccaattcttttctctgtgagttcttagtttagataattagttaattaaaacaaaacctctttattcttagactagataataaaaagacagtcattactagtacttttagttcctttgggtttgacaatccagtcttgctaaaactatactactgttcaataggtacacttgcctacatcgcgataatagttagttcaagaattagtaaatataaatatttaaaacctatcacgaaaccttgCGAtcataagtttaatatttttacttacTTTGAATAGGGCTAGTAAATGATTAATTTGCCACAGAATCTATGTAACATCTTTTAACAGTGTGAATAATTCTAACCTAGGAAGAATGATTATTCTAACACAAGCATCTATTGTGATAACTCTTAAGACTTGCATATTTTAATTTGCATACTTAGGTAATTagtagttaattaaattagtaatCCACTCTTATTTTTTTGCACCATATTTTTAAACCATATTATTTTTTCATCACCAATTtctttaagttttaaattttcagAAAGAATTGCTTAAcagtccctatggagacgatactcgatacttatcactttattacttgtcaatgactgtgtacacttgcacattttcatcaTTCCAACaaccaaggaagaagatgaagaaacgAAGAAAATCAAACATATTTGATAAGAAGTGTCCTCGGGAAGTCATTTCCCAGATATTTATAGCCTTTCACACTAAGTTATTGACCATTGCTAGACGTACAAACGTCTGGACTAGAAATGCtgcagaaaaataattaattaattaattagcggtgcccgcaagtatacgggtcaaattgtaatatagaagaatgttacaacgaaacacttaGGGAGGTATTCCAaagattgtacccaagggaggttgaattaaaccaaaattaattCTCTACactaataagtctaaatagtaccgatttaaaattatattacaaaaaaatcaaataatctaattaacttgaaaattaattaaactcaaaatCAACCAATTTAACAATTGAAAAAAACCCAATAAAACAAGTTGGATTTTAACTCATTTCAATGATCCTAATTAACTTCAGAACTCAGGTTTTATCAAGTTAGCTATTAAATAGCTAGTTATTATATCTAggcctctaactaattaactaatagACCAATACACGCTTACCTCTTCGCCACACTTTCTTGACtgaaataaattatgaggtactTGGTAAACTTATATCTCAATCTCATGAATCCTAAAGTACTTCCTACGGTTGTCACTccctagggtttaattgcacAGAATTTAAACCAACTAACCTGGATTCAATCCCCATTCATTCATTAATTATTCACACATTCATTTATTAAACTCCCTATAGAAATTAGCTACTCATGGATCGAAATACAATAATTCCTAACCTGATATTTAGCATGCAAAATagcaaattaaataaaagtaaggaGTAGAGAAAGAAATCCTTTTTCGATATTGATTGAAGCTTAGAAGCAAAATCTTTTGTAACATTTGCGAAGATCACCTTGATTGCAATTGGAATCaacaacaaaataattaaaaactaatatATTGAAGCCTTGGATCTAAATCGAATCCAAGTTAAAATTGTaacaaaagtataaaaatgactaaactaaaaagaaaagaaaactaaactaaactaaaaacctaaaaataCTAAAACGGCTCATTTGGCCAAGCCTTATCAAATGAGACTTAAcatgcctatttatagagtttatgCTCCAACTTAATTAAGGTTGCTAAACAGCCCAAAATTCTGATTAAGATACATTTTAAgaactaaaatacccctaattaaTTTTTCCTGTTAGTCACTCAGTGTCGCGACACCACAAGACCGATATCGCGACACTGCCTTCATTTCCTAGGATTTTGGCTTCAAAGTCTAATGTTGCAACACTGAAAACTCtaaaaaagagttatatttcatgcctttagacctagctaattgcttgtacttgggTATATTTAGTGGCATTTAAggacattttattattatttatcatttgcATAGGAGCTTGGATGGTGTTTACATGTTAGATGCTTTTAATTGTGTGTGaaagggttgtgtttggtggGTTAGTAGATGTAGGCtgtggagaaagaaataaaggagtgaaggttttCTGAGGCAAAAGGTTGGACAGTTTTCTATCTTGAATGCCGTGGCAATTTAGAAAGATGACTGAGTCAACATCCAGCGCATACCACTCTCAGCTCACCTCTACTTGTACCAAAAAAATATGCCTAAAAAGGAAAAGATATCGTGGGCTGTTGGAGTTACCTAATGACAAAAAGCTTATAAAAAGTCGAAGGAGGAAGCACTAAGTGTGGAGATCTGGAGGCAACAATAGAAGGTGGCGACTGAGTAGAGAAGGAAAGAAGACACTGAAGGCAGTCCCTCTCAGCTACCACAGGACATTGTTCTGTTGGATTGCGAATTGGTTTGGCGGAAACCATCTTTCTAAGTTCTTCTATTATTTCTTAATCTATTCTCCcttgaattgaattgattgaaacgatgttggatgttattttgaactttaattttaatcaccaacccatgagctaaatctcataggttTGGGATTAcaagatgaaaatttttattctctttaatgatttaagcatatatttgatttaaccaactgtttcattcaatttttttttatttcccaattgTATGCGTACATTCCCTAGAGATAGATGAATGTTCAGTATGGCCATAAACTAATTCTAATtttgaaaaggttggattagttggaccGAAATTGAATGATGCAAGTGAGTATTCAATCGAATACTTGCAATAGACTCTGGACATACAGCATCATTTGTATAGAATGAAGACAAAATATTGCAGGGTACCATGCTAAAGCATATAGGCACAAGCTAGGTAACTTGAGATctagctctcgaaagaagcaggtCACTTTTGGAGTAGTAGATTGAGTACAATTATGCTGAGGCATTACTAAAAGTAAGGGCAAATTCTTAGTAATCTCAACTTTACAAATCACTATCGTAGACCTTCAAATCGTTACCGCAACATCTTTGCCATAGCAGTcctagttatttatttattcactcgTGTTTTATTCATAAAATATTCTCGTAATTGCCATTGCTTTTTTACTCTTGCATTTCCTTAGCATTTTCCAAAATTAGTCAGTATATATTTCACacttatctttattattttcatttaccACTGCGTACTTAACTCATCTttgccataacattaatcattatcataacCTAACCATTTCTATACCTAATCCGATCCTTGTagagacgatctcacttatcactttattacttggttcgacgtgtatactttcacaattcacatatcatattcacacgtgACAGACACCACTCCTCGATGTTATGATGTTAAAGTCGTCCATCACCTTCTAAGCTCAAAAACAATGTCCTACACACTAGATAGAGCCATTAGATCATCCCTAGGCCCATGTGGCCCATTAGGTTGTTACATAACTCAAAATTGCATAGAAGCACCTATATTGCATTAATTAAACACAAagcaataaaaactaaaaaatgagATAATAACACATAAAACCGTTATAAAATAAGCTTGTTAACAGTTATAAATAAGCTTGTTAAGTGTCAGAAATACATTAATTTTCCACAACAAATTgtggcagatcaaactcccccacacttaattcgttgcttgtcctcaagcaacaagataaaaagaattaaaataaaacatgcataaaatcaaACAGTGTTTGAGCATGTCATATACAAGGACTAGATTGGAACTATGTATGTAGGACAATGTGAACGAATATGTAACTCTAACATGATATACAATTGACACTCAACCTTCAATTTCACACACATTagttcataaaattacaaaacaaaaaattcaatACTGTTAAGTATATTGATCCATCAGAACATGTACACAAAAAATCATTTATGCTAGAAGAAAACAAGTATTTAGAAACATCAAATTTTAGTCAATTTTCATCCATAAATCGTATCACTTAGGTCAGAAAGGTCTTTCGACTTGTAACGTTCTGTGACTTAGGTTGGTTCGAAACCAAGAAATCAGCACACAAAACTATTAAAGCACGAAAATATTTGACACATTATATTGACCCCAATACTTCCCCAATTTAACCCTTAAGCTTACCACCGTATAGCCCTTTCTCCCACTTACATTTTATCTCTAGTTCTTAAGGTATAGTAAAGTATTAGTGAATATAATCATCTAGCGAGACTAATGAGCAAGAATGAGAAATGTTTATTTTTTAGATTCATAATATTTATACTTATTAAGAATATATTtattccaaaattttaatatttataaaatgttatttaggaattgaattttgtttaaaataatattaaatgtttaaaatgtaagaaaacaaatgtaaaatagaaactttcataatttaaaatttaaacttattaGATAGTTTAATTATATTCAgtgcttaattttaattttaagtaacaTACTAAATAGATTTTATCATTCAGATTCAGCATTTAATTTTTTAGCACTTAATTTGTCAGTTCTTAATCTTCAATTTATCAAGCAAtacttaatttaatatattttaattatgttctacaattcaaataataaatattactttatattaatacaataattaaaaattcattatttaaaatataattaaaaattaaatgcgAAAAGTCATGCCTAATATATGTAAGTTTTTTCCTTGTTGCCAACATAGTAAGTATAAATACCTCAGATTTATTAAGCCCGTAAAGAGAaactaaaatcaaataatttcaaAGGAAAATAGATACAGGTGAAATAAACTTGATAATGACCTAAACGAAATAAACTGAAGCTTTTAGTTACAAATCATAAAAACTATGTCGTTTTGGCATCGAATCTTCATATTCTGACATCTTTAACGCACATGAATAGCCCTTCCTGAATTTATTATCAGACTTTCTCGCTACTTCCACCTCCACCAAAAACATCGACGAAACAGGTCGGTGATCGGAAAATCGTGACTCACCACGATCGTAACATAATTGTTCAATGCCAAAACCGTGCCATAGTATCCGATCGCACCTGAAATGTTTTCGatgtgaaaatttttttgaactcAGTGTTAATGGAGTTAAGAAGAGAGAAAATATACCATGCGGGGGTTCGACGTTTCTTCTTAGATTTAACAGTTTCACCAGCGTATGTATCTGAATTGTCAGAGTACTTGTATGTAGGAGCGAAGTGTATTTGTCCCTCTTTGAAACCATTGAACACTCTTCCCGCATCTCTCTCTATGTTTAACTGCACCAATATATTAGAAAACAATATATATGCAAAGTCacaaaaatatctttaaaataatacaatttattttgtaaatctTTTCTCAATTAAATTAGTATCTGAGTAATTGTGATACCAACTTAATCAAAAACTTCATAATAAATATAgatataatttatcaattttttatgcTGATAATATTTCTAACAAAATTCAATACTCGTTTCCACTCCtatattttttctattataaaacatttgattggttaaaaaaaagtttattacaataaagaacaatatttaaactttattaagtgtttttttaaatcatttgtaagaaaatagtttaatttttcattatttaaaacaagtgtagcatattttattttattatttcattatgcAAAATTTCGaactcaaaattaataattacgatcgtttacataattttaatataaagttATAATGTTGCCCATTCATTGAGGTCATGAATTATGAGCATAGCAAAAAGAGTGCAAAGCTTATACATGCAATCATATTTTATGGGAAGAGTGAAACAAGATTCAAATTTTTTGGTTAGTGGGATTCAAATGTGTCAATCCCATATTATTACGATATTAATATTTTAGGAAAATAATATTGAAGGGGcgattttaaaaacttttttgcataattaaattatatatttttatactaataaataattttaatattttaataatttatattttataatttttaaaagattaaattaaatttttattatttataaaaagataaaagtacaattttattattaatttaaaattttataaactataaaatatgaaatgaaaaaaagttttattttaggGGCGTGCCAACCCCTGGCTTTCCCACTGCTTTTCCTtgcttataaaaatattttatatattcgttcataaaaaaagaaaaaaaaaagtatataacaTATTAATGAATGGACTGTTAAGTGATAGTTGAAGAGAATTATTACCCTTTTACAatctaacaaatttttttttttattttgtgagGAGCTTTACCTGATCTTTCTCGAGAAGGATGTCCCAATTATTATCCTCCAAAAGAGTCCTGGTTTTTTCATAGCTCAAGGCTACCCGATAGTTCAAATCTCCAAGCCACAGTACTCGGCTGcaataattataataacaataatagtaaaataCAAATCATGGCTAAAAGTATTACGAAGGTAAACTAGTTTGTAtatagattaaattaaaaaataaatttatcttttctattaaaaattatattcattaatattgttaaaaattaactTAGTTGATAAAATAATCAAACAGTAATATATgacttattatatgtatattatattgatgtataaaaattaaattttaactacaaaaataaattttaacactaaaattaaattattttataatttaatatataaaaattaatttatttatttttaaatagagcCGATAAAAAGTAATCTAATACCTAATACCTAATACATTATTTGGGCGGTACTTTTACCgaacaaaatattgaaaaatggttatatgaaagCAAACATACTCATGCTCGATAATTTTGTCTGGGGCTCGAGGATTTGAAGCTTTGCAAATCTTAGGGAACTGTGTGCTTTTGAGTATCTCATTTACATCAGCATTCCGCTTCAGCTCATCGCCTTCCTTCTCGCCTGAAGCTAAGTGACTGCAAACGAAGCAGAAGCTGGTCTGGTGCAATGTCATACTTACTGCTATACATCCCTGCAGTGGCATGACTAACATTTCAATGCATCGGATGCCTCATTTTTTTATGAATGAAAGTCATCCTGTTCAAGGAACATTCATTAACTAACCTTGTTACTAAGGCGTCCCAATATTCCTGTTCCTATGCAGGAAACTCGTAGATGAGCAATGTATGGCACTAACTCAGTTCGAGCCCATATTGAGAGGAAAATCCCAACCATCTGCTTACTAGCTACGAGCCGGTAACCCATCTGGCCACTTGAAAAATTGGGGGGCATACCAGAAAGTTCAACCAACTCATCAACTGCACCATCACGACGCGCAGGAAGGGGACCAAGGTCTAGTTTGCTTGCTAAATCCCTAAGCTTTTTTTGGCCTCGCTTCTCCCCATGTGTGGATTCAACGGGACAGTTGCAGGTCTTGAGAAGGCTGCTTTCAGCCCTGAAATTCCTACTCAGGACTTTGAGTGACGGTTTATAGAAGAAGTGATCCTTCAATAACGTATTGAAGTGTTTCGAACTTTGGCTAGCGTCGGGAGATGGGTGCGTTAAATCGTAATCTGGCTTGTTAAGTGCGTGGTTTATAAGGGCTAGCCATTTTGCAGCAGGTTCATTGTCTTCAATTACTAGAACATTCCCGGCATTGAGTGGCACAATTTCCTGAAACCTGGGAAAACAATATCCTATGTAAAAACAAGCTCCAACATCTTCTCATTGCAGAATCAAATAAATGAAAACTGAAGGCTGAGTGAATCATACCCACACACATAAATATCTGCAGAGTCTTCCATTATCAAGAAATCTTCCAGGTTCATATCAAGATTGGGTGCCTTCCCTCCCACATTCCAAGTGGCAACAAATATCCTGCAAATCCCAATAATCCCATATTTTACTGCtataacatataaacatatagGCCTGAAAGAAACTAAAACGTAAAATTCACTGAACTCATAAAATCATATCAAAGTGTATGTATAAATGGATACCGAAAATCCCGAATTTCAGTCTTTGCTGATGCCATGGAACACCCGAAATCCGAGAGATTCAGCCCCTCGATTAACCCTCCACTACTTTCCTCTCTTTCTGGGATTAAATAACAAATTAGCATCATGGTGTacatttctttttttccttttttttcctttttttttttttggctctaTCATTTCTAGATTCTAATACCAACAAATTTGTAAATGATAAAAGCCGAAGGCTTCCCCTTCAATCATAATTAACTACAttgtaaatttaactattttcttGTTAGGTTAGCTACCAAAGCTCTATGGCAGATGAGAAGAAATTAATTAGTCTCCCTGCGAACGGGATACGTGGCGGTAACCTTTATACATAAAACTAAATCACGATGGCGGGCCTGTTTGTTCATATTCATATAAGATAACTATATATAATGtaaaaaggaaaggaaattaTGGCTCATTGCACCTATTACACTCATCATATATACCTGAAAAACTTTTTTTCATGAAAGGAGCGGCTTCCATGAATTCTTTGGTGTTTGATGTAATCTTCTTCTCCAACTCTACCAAACATATCACGTAAAGGacttgaatatttaaaataaataaataagatgtGATTCAAATAGCATGAGAGAGAGGAAACGTAATACCAGAAGAAACTCCTTCACATCCAAAATCCTCGTCTGATGAGCCACCTCTAGCTCGTCTCTTGTAAGAAAAAATCTTTGGGATAAAGGACTTGACCCCCCCAACAGCAACCCAAAAAaccaatcaaatatatatataaaaaactacGACAAATTGTCTATAAAATCAAGAAATATACTATTATATACCTTCTTTTTCTTGTCATTCTTGACAGAGTTTTCAGGAGAGGTAGCAGTGGGGGTAGGGCTGGAGGGGCGGTTGATGCATTGGCCTTCATCGTCCCCGTGTTGGCTTTCATTCATTAGGTTACTTAGGAAAAAGTATTGCAA
It encodes the following:
- the LOC107938967 gene encoding type I inositol polyphosphate 5-phosphatase 5-like, with the protein product MYTMMLICYLIPEREESSGGLIEGLNLSDFGCSMASAKTEIRDFRIFVATWNVGGKAPNLDMNLEDFLIMEDSADIYVCGFQEIVPLNAGNVLVIEDNEPAAKWLALINHALNKPDYDLTHPSPDASQSSKHFNTLLKDHFFYKPSLKVLSRNFRAESSLLKTCNCPVESTHGEKRGQKKLRDLASKLDLGPLPARRDGAVDELVELSGMPPNFSSGQMGYRLVASKQMVGIFLSIWARTELVPYIAHLRVSCIGTGILGRLSNKGCIAVSMTLHQTSFCFVCSHLASGEKEGDELKRNADVNEILKSTQFPKICKASNPRAPDKIIEHDRVLWLGDLNYRVALSYEKTRTLLEDNNWDILLEKDQLNIERDAGRVFNGFKEGQIHFAPTYKYSDNSDTYAGETVKSKKKRRTPAWCDRILWHGFGIEQLCYDRGESRFSDHRPVSSMFLVEVEVARKSDNKFRKGYSCALKMSEYEDSMPKRHSFYDL
- the LOC121211336 gene encoding uncharacterized protein — encoded protein: MNESQHGDDEGQCINRPSSPTPTATSPENSVKNDKKKKSFIPKIFSYKRRARGGSSDEDFGCEGVSSELEKKITSNTKEFMEAAPFMKKSFSGIYDECNRCNEP